The DNA region ATTCCTCCTCTGAATCTACCGTTGTGCTAGAATTTCCCATCATTGTTTTAAGGAGTAGCTGTTATTGAAAGACGCCAGAGAAGCAATTCTCTCGATGATTGATCGCCAATACGAGCTAAACCGCGATAAGAATCTTCTCTATAAGGATTCTTCAATAGTTAGCAAGAACCACTTTATCCACCATCACTTAAGACAAGACGTGGCAAGCCTTATGTGTACGCACAAAAATTGATGGCCATCCTGCGCTCACTGAAGTTAGACGGCACTTTCTGTTATTCACCGGACTTACCGTTTATCGAGAGTTTGCTGCCTCCCACCGAATATGACGTGCGCAAGATACCCGCTGAGCTAAGTGACGGCCAATATCAGAACATGCACTCGCTGATCCTAGATGAGCCGCTTTTATTCTACGCAGATACGCAGAATCAACTAAAGCAGCCACGCCTTCATCTTACCGGCTTCATTTATGCCTCCGTGTTATAATCATATCCGTAACCTAGTGGGATTTCGCAAATGAAAACAGAAGCACAGCTACAAAAGGAACAAGAATTTGGATTTGGAATCGTTAGGGTGGAATTCTGCTTTTGAGAACGCGTTTAAACCGTACGCAGATCAGGGATATACCGCCGGCCGAATATCTTCGGAACATAAGAATATCTATAGAGTCCACACCGAGCGTGGCGAACTGTTGGCCCGCATGACCGGGAAGATGATTCGTGAGAGCCGCGCAAAGCATGACTTTCCGGCTGTTGGCGATTGGGTTGCAATGAAAATTCGAGCATCGGAAGAAAGAGCCGCGATTCATGCAATCCTTCCACGGCACAGCAAATTTACGCGCCAAGCTGCAGGCTTCAATGTTGCAGAACAAGTTATCGCCGCAAATATCGATACCGTTTTCCTCGTTACCGCGCTAAATAACGACTTTAATATCCGGCGCATGGAACGCTACCTAACGCTAGCTTGGGAAAGCGGTGCAAATCCTGTCTTTATTCTCAATAAAGCGGATATCTGCGACAATATCGACCAAATGATTGCAGAAGTCGAGAGCGTTGCATGTGACGTTCCTATACATGCCGTTAGCGCAGTTACCGGACACGGTCTCGACCATCTCACCCAATATCTGCGCAAAGGAGAAACCCTCGTATTATTGGGTTCATCCGGTGCGGGCAAATCTACGCTGGTCAACACATGGTACGGTCAAGACATCCAAACAGTAAACCAGACACGCCAGGGCGACGATAAGGGAAGGCACACAACAACATATCGCAGGTTAATGGTCTTGCCGGAAGGTGCGATCGTAATTGACACACCCGGCCTGCGCGAAATCCAGCTCTGGGGAACCGACGATAGTCTTAATGATGTCTTCAAGGAGATAGCACAATACGAAGCAGGATGCCGCTTCAGAGACTGCAGCCATGACGGGGAACCGGATTGTATGGTTAAGCAAGCACTCGAAGAAGGAAAGATCGAGCCCTCAAGATACGAAAGCTATCTTAAGCTAAAACGAGAACTCGGCCTCTTAAGTGACAAAAGAGGGCATCAAGAGAAACGATAGAAGCACGGGTAATATTACCGGGGCTTTTTTGTTGAGAGAATTTAAGCAACACCATATTGCGATTATGAAGCATGCAATACGACACGATTAATCCCCAAATGATCATTTCCCATGAAGCCAAGTTGTCATCGACTACTAGCGTGAGACCGGCTATAACCGCAGAAAGGTAGTTATATCACCAGCAGCTCACCCTCGGACGGCACTATTATAGCAACGAGCGGTATAAGGCCTACTGCAAAGTTAGGCGACATCAGTAATCTTGACAGCAGTTGGATCACTTTTGCCGTCGATTTTGTCGGCGTCGCCACAACTGTGAAAATCAGCGGCAAAAGTGGCAACTTCGTAAACTCCACCTGGGGCATTTACAGGAAGTAAAAACGCCGTTGATTGCCGGAATCTCATATGGTTGATTTTCCAGCTACATAGACAGCTAAGAAAGGGGATCGTAATGATCCGGTTTCTCTATATGAGATATTTATCCAAATACTCTTTAGCTATAGAGGTATAGGAGTATACTCAGATTAGTTGCTAAGCGATAAAGGGGAGGGCGGTATGATCCGGTTTGAAAACGATGATAGCGCTTATCTAAGTTGGTTAGAGATGAATCCTTCGGGATTTGTGGTAAACTGCGATCGAAACCCGAAGCCTAGCTATCTTATACTTCACAGCGCAACGTGTGGATTTATCAGCACATCAAAAAGGTCAAATTGGACGACCAACGATTACATCAAGATCTGCTCTAGCGATAAAGAAGAACTCCAAAAATGGGCTAAGGAGAAAGTACGAGGCCCATTAAAACTCTGCGGGTGCGTTGCATCGCTCAGACATCCTTCAAACCTGCACCATCCGCATCAGATGAAGATCCCCGACTGGAACATCCACAATAATCATAGTCCTGAGATTATGAAAGCGTATGCCGCGTACCGGGTTGCCCGGCTCAATCTCCTTATGCAACTTGGGCTCCCTGGCTCACACCGGGACCCGCTGTCGGAATTCAGCGAGTGGTTTGTTGCTCTTCTGGTGGAAGGCACGCTCGCACGCAGCAGGGTGAAGGAAGGCTGTGACGTAATTAACGCTGATGGCCAAAGGATACAGGTCAAGTACGTAGCCAATCCTCAAGGCAAGTGGATAAACGAGCACCGTATTTATTTCTCTAAGGATATGGATTTATTCGCGCTTGTCGCGTTCGTAGATTTAGAAGTAGCTGCGGTTCTATTGTTTCCGAAAGCGAGCCTGGGGCAAGTATGCCAGTCCCTGC from Candidatus Aquicultor sp. includes:
- the rsgA gene encoding ribosome small subunit-dependent GTPase A, translated to MDLESLGWNSAFENAFKPYADQGYTAGRISSEHKNIYRVHTERGELLARMTGKMIRESRAKHDFPAVGDWVAMKIRASEERAAIHAILPRHSKFTRQAAGFNVAEQVIAANIDTVFLVTALNNDFNIRRMERYLTLAWESGANPVFILNKADICDNIDQMIAEVESVACDVPIHAVSAVTGHGLDHLTQYLRKGETLVLLGSSGAGKSTLVNTWYGQDIQTVNQTRQGDDKGRHTTTYRRLMVLPEGAIVIDTPGLREIQLWGTDDSLNDVFKEIAQYEAGCRFRDCSHDGEPDCMVKQALEEGKIEPSRYESYLKLKRELGLLSDKRGHQEKR